One window of Cohnella hashimotonis genomic DNA carries:
- a CDS encoding NERD domain-containing protein, protein MTYLFATILLILVIILRSPKIKGMIGESSVRHKLGKLNPKEYTVMHDIMIQRPDGKTSQIDHVVVSRYGVFVIETKNYTGWIVGGEKSEYWTQVIYKRKERLYNPIRQNYGHVKALESFLEDETIPFISIIAFSTRADLKLEPMSIDVVYTTRLVSTIQKYKNVRLSEDQKDRVHKALSVKTLHTREERKKHVADIKGNLKEKAALASAGICPRCNGKLVERRGKSGMFMGCSSYPRCRFTKVN, encoded by the coding sequence ATGACTTACTTGTTTGCTACCATTCTCCTTATCCTAGTCATTATATTAAGGTCACCAAAGATAAAGGGAATGATCGGCGAATCCTCCGTTCGCCATAAGTTAGGGAAGCTTAATCCGAAAGAATACACAGTAATGCACGATATCATGATTCAGCGGCCAGATGGGAAGACATCGCAGATTGATCATGTTGTAGTGTCCAGATATGGTGTGTTCGTAATTGAGACAAAGAACTATACGGGCTGGATCGTGGGAGGCGAGAAGTCTGAGTATTGGACCCAGGTGATCTACAAGCGCAAGGAAAGACTGTATAACCCAATAAGGCAGAATTATGGCCATGTTAAGGCACTGGAGAGCTTCTTGGAAGATGAGACGATACCCTTCATCTCCATCATTGCGTTCAGTACCAGAGCCGATTTGAAGCTAGAGCCGATGAGTATCGACGTTGTTTATACTACTAGATTGGTGTCGACCATTCAGAAGTATAAGAATGTTAGGCTTTCCGAAGATCAAAAGGATCGGGTACACAAGGCGTTGTCGGTCAAGACCTTACATACTCGCGAAGAACGGAAGAAGCATGTTGCCGACATTAAAGGGAACCTGAAAGAGAAGGCGGCTCTAGCAAGCGCGGGGATATGCCCCAGGTGTAATGGTAAGCTTGTTGAACGGCGTGGCAAGAGTGGGATGTTTATGGGGTGTAGCAGCTATCCTAGGTGCAGGTTTACGAAGGTAAATTAA
- a CDS encoding restriction endonuclease, which yields MAKTYHAEGRQVAYFLRSLCIVIGASLYFNIPGLHWGYFFGILIGSVILGEIAGAMLTAKRRLAVLKTNKKAAVKKAAIAASSSKSKKLTDQELIQADVDSLSGSEFERLMELYYMAKGYTVLRVGGAGDHEVDLILKGKEGYKIAVQCKRWKRDVGNDIVLRLKAGKQVHGCYDAWIVTTSNFTKAAKEAAERLNIKLINGLSLHDKLTSWRKAMSANDFKGQVRSR from the coding sequence ATGGCAAAGACATATCATGCTGAAGGAAGGCAAGTCGCTTATTTCTTAAGAAGTCTTTGTATCGTCATCGGAGCTTCTTTGTACTTTAACATTCCTGGATTGCATTGGGGCTACTTTTTCGGCATTCTAATTGGTTCTGTCATCTTGGGAGAAATAGCAGGCGCAATGTTGACTGCCAAACGCCGTTTAGCGGTTCTGAAGACTAATAAGAAGGCTGCCGTAAAGAAAGCAGCCATAGCAGCTAGTTCGTCCAAGAGTAAGAAACTAACTGATCAAGAACTGATCCAGGCAGATGTCGATTCCTTGTCTGGTTCAGAATTCGAACGTCTCATGGAACTGTACTATATGGCCAAGGGTTATACGGTATTGCGAGTCGGCGGTGCGGGAGATCACGAAGTCGATCTGATTCTTAAGGGCAAGGAAGGCTACAAGATCGCCGTTCAATGCAAGCGCTGGAAGCGTGATGTCGGCAACGATATTGTACTGAGGTTGAAGGCAGGCAAACAAGTTCATGGATGTTATGACGCTTGGATTGTAACGACGAGTAACTTTACAAAAGCGGCCAAGGAAGCGGCAGAGCGACTCAATATAAAGCTAATCAATGGCCTGTCATTGCATGACAAACTCACATCCTGGCGTAAAGCGATGTCGGCAAACGACTTTAAAGGACAAGTTCGAAGTAGATAA
- the pyrB gene encoding aspartate carbamoyltransferase: MAVQDKLYHVLGAKQFSRSELEELFAASRSMEDVVRAGGDRRHAGRIMTTLFFEASTRTRLSFESAMNRLGGSVIGTENAAQFSSAIKGETLEDTIRIITGYSDLIVMRHTEIGAAKRAAAVSGVPVLNAGDGAGEHPTQALLDAYTIQKECGSLDGLNIAMVGDLAYGRTVHSLSYILANFKDVKIYYISPENVPIPPSVKHYMDNKGVRYEETTDLNAVAGSVDVLYQTRIQKERFPSPEEYDKAAGQYIVDAELMNRMRRDAIVLHPLPRAGEIAEEVDADPRAAYFRQAQNGLYIRMALIDRALQAE; encoded by the coding sequence ATGGCAGTGCAGGACAAGCTGTATCATGTGCTAGGGGCCAAGCAGTTCTCGCGGAGCGAGCTTGAGGAGTTGTTCGCGGCGTCGCGGTCAATGGAGGACGTCGTTCGTGCCGGTGGCGACCGGCGCCATGCGGGACGCATTATGACGACGCTGTTCTTCGAAGCAAGTACGCGGACGCGGCTGTCGTTCGAGTCTGCGATGAATCGTCTGGGCGGCAGCGTCATCGGAACGGAAAACGCGGCGCAGTTCTCGTCGGCCATCAAGGGCGAGACGCTCGAGGACACGATCCGCATCATTACAGGGTACAGCGACCTGATCGTTATGCGTCACACGGAGATCGGGGCGGCGAAGCGCGCGGCGGCGGTGTCGGGCGTACCGGTCCTTAATGCGGGAGACGGCGCGGGCGAGCACCCGACGCAGGCACTCCTGGACGCTTATACGATCCAGAAGGAATGCGGCAGCCTCGACGGCCTGAACATCGCGATGGTCGGGGACCTGGCATACGGGCGTACGGTACACTCGCTGAGCTACATTCTCGCCAATTTCAAGGACGTCAAGATCTACTACATCTCTCCTGAAAACGTGCCGATTCCGCCGTCGGTCAAGCACTATATGGACAACAAGGGCGTGCGTTACGAGGAAACGACTGACTTGAACGCTGTGGCAGGATCTGTGGACGTGCTGTATCAGACGCGAATTCAGAAGGAGCGTTTCCCTTCTCCGGAGGAGTACGACAAGGCCGCCGGACAATATATCGTCGACGCCGAGCTAATGAACCGTATGCGTCGGGACGCGATCGTACTACATCCGCTCCCGCGTGCCGGGGAGATCGCCGAAGAAGTGGATGCGGACCCGCGCGCCGCGTACTTCCGCCAGGCGCAGAACGGCCTCTATATTCGCATGGCGCTCATCGACAGGGCGCTGCAAGCTGAATAA
- a CDS encoding DEAD/DEAH box helicase has translation MFDRYSEELFESLPRLSDIDADECKRWLTSAYLYCIDKGINNKHQQNIDIITTFENLRRLGSALESAAVFDVDVPQKIREASAFISAESLSLLSKYYKNNVEEVGQHAFLFGYDYIYTKIESALLYLIAGYDANAITEVREIKEFIESQALLEAEANSLIKIANKVYELIYMLCSFELWAIPEESNELFRMDALDPLTGIVNNNQFQMYKLIESSLYYYIKWLLGEDAEGYNASIRVLQKVIRLSSAERLASYATIYHLSKLLEATYKETSRRSMIHKVPSLPGWETEWTSYLKFRALGHQNLRSRPFLWPSTKQFVDETLPGPHSHSVVSMPTGSGKSFLAELAIAQALYSGWVLYLAPTNALTHQIRRDLLQGLRSLPNLDVRSFVGEEEYTALSSEIPEIIEDSNKRFIAVMTPEKCSLALRLTPQIFSNCSLCVFDEFHLIGESERGIISDLVLGQIISLNKTVKFLLMSAMMSNPDEIADWLRTKTGIEASIPTVKWKPTRTLRGAAGVSLIENSHKYNEAIEWLDHHPRRVNRKYTLAADILYCFTGVWQTVDEDNFSTIRFQDVETELQATRESNGRRIRYVFKSPSWTNNTAKSLGLHLARNKIPSIVFFPHDKNHVFSVGEIDLSEGTSEVPQKILDLIDVSERELGLISEVGQLLVNRGISVHSSAMLEAEKEASEEAFKCGVSSLMFATGTLAQGLNLPSVAVIIAGESVGDRRETGTLENEKRSKATILNAIGRAGRAGFSNQSLSIIVPDKPIFLRGKEDWEAVLRRLEVLGEHDATIRVESPLEAFLDRVIDQSFDPSIASNTELLMVSYLSDVEGHPDMKQGILNNTFAAYRKRNIISQSILEQAGKYVEEIKQSFIEENEAPNWTIGVARKAGVDFFTTLRFYQSMNNIVIDLDKATEYSIDDWLRFFILCMKEIPPKYLVDLFPEYVSSRETAINQIQRFVAENSHEDSLEWERPPEWEFLWEQFCYLIMQYMDGATLKELIITLLEDESLNDSSRSAGKPIPTILSVINGPIAKLSLFAGLFVAILEEKFSSEGISLPWNLSALPLAIKNGCNDYSSLCWYRFGVRYRVCSHLLAKSFPLNEDIMNDERARRYVRRVKKLWLDGFAGDNNNLSYEDEAVLESLRRIVR, from the coding sequence ATGTTTGATCGATATTCTGAAGAACTTTTTGAGTCCTTACCTAGACTTTCTGATATTGACGCTGATGAGTGTAAAAGGTGGCTAACCTCCGCGTATCTGTATTGTATAGATAAGGGGATAAATAATAAACATCAACAAAACATCGATATCATAACAACATTTGAGAATCTCAGGAGATTAGGTAGTGCACTTGAGAGTGCAGCAGTGTTTGATGTTGATGTTCCGCAAAAAATTAGAGAAGCATCTGCGTTTATTTCAGCGGAATCTCTTTCATTGCTTTCTAAATACTATAAGAATAATGTTGAAGAGGTTGGTCAACATGCTTTTTTATTTGGATATGATTATATCTATACCAAAATCGAAAGCGCTTTGTTATATCTGATTGCTGGTTATGATGCAAATGCAATAACAGAAGTACGAGAGATCAAGGAGTTTATTGAAAGCCAAGCTTTATTAGAAGCAGAAGCAAATTCTTTGATAAAGATTGCGAATAAAGTATACGAACTAATATATATGCTATGTAGTTTTGAACTATGGGCAATTCCAGAAGAAAGTAACGAATTATTTAGAATGGATGCGTTGGATCCCCTTACGGGGATTGTTAACAATAATCAATTTCAAATGTATAAGCTAATTGAATCTAGTCTTTATTACTACATCAAATGGTTGTTAGGAGAAGATGCTGAGGGCTACAATGCAAGCATCAGAGTCCTTCAGAAAGTAATCCGACTTAGTTCTGCAGAACGGCTTGCTTCATATGCAACTATTTATCATCTTTCAAAACTGTTAGAAGCGACCTATAAGGAAACCTCTAGAAGATCAATGATTCATAAAGTTCCGTCGCTACCAGGGTGGGAAACAGAGTGGACTAGCTATCTTAAGTTTAGGGCTCTGGGTCATCAAAACTTGAGGTCAAGGCCGTTTCTGTGGCCTTCAACCAAGCAATTTGTTGATGAGACATTACCTGGTCCGCATTCTCACTCTGTTGTCAGCATGCCTACAGGAAGTGGAAAGAGCTTTTTGGCTGAATTGGCAATAGCTCAAGCCTTATATTCAGGATGGGTACTTTATTTGGCACCGACAAACGCATTGACTCACCAAATAAGGAGAGATTTACTTCAAGGGTTGCGATCCCTCCCTAATCTGGACGTACGCTCTTTTGTAGGAGAAGAAGAGTACACTGCTTTATCATCCGAAATTCCAGAGATTATTGAAGATTCGAATAAAAGATTTATTGCTGTAATGACTCCTGAGAAATGTTCCTTAGCATTAAGGCTTACACCACAAATTTTTAGCAACTGTAGCTTATGTGTCTTTGACGAGTTTCATTTAATTGGAGAAAGTGAAAGAGGCATTATATCTGATCTTGTTCTTGGGCAGATAATTTCGTTAAATAAAACAGTAAAATTTCTTTTAATGTCGGCGATGATGAGTAACCCCGATGAAATAGCGGATTGGCTACGAACTAAAACAGGAATTGAAGCAAGTATTCCCACTGTAAAATGGAAACCTACTAGAACGTTAAGAGGAGCAGCGGGCGTAAGCCTTATTGAAAATAGTCATAAGTACAATGAAGCTATTGAGTGGCTCGACCACCACCCTAGGAGAGTTAATCGTAAATATACATTAGCTGCCGACATCTTATATTGCTTCACAGGTGTATGGCAAACGGTAGATGAGGACAATTTTAGTACTATAAGATTTCAAGATGTGGAAACTGAATTACAAGCTACTAGAGAAAGTAATGGACGCCGTATAAGATATGTTTTTAAATCTCCTAGTTGGACTAACAATACAGCAAAATCCTTAGGGTTGCATTTGGCAAGAAATAAAATTCCATCTATTGTTTTTTTTCCGCATGATAAAAATCATGTATTTTCAGTAGGTGAAATTGATTTGTCAGAGGGAACTTCAGAGGTTCCCCAAAAAATTCTTGATTTAATTGATGTATCAGAAAGAGAACTGGGGCTTATTTCTGAGGTTGGGCAACTACTGGTTAATAGAGGGATTTCCGTTCACTCTTCTGCAATGCTTGAAGCGGAAAAAGAAGCCTCCGAGGAGGCCTTTAAATGTGGAGTAAGTTCACTAATGTTTGCTACAGGTACGTTAGCACAAGGACTCAACTTACCATCTGTAGCAGTAATAATTGCAGGAGAATCAGTAGGGGACCGTAGAGAAACTGGTACATTGGAAAATGAGAAAAGATCGAAAGCTACAATATTAAATGCAATTGGGAGAGCAGGAAGGGCGGGGTTTTCCAATCAAAGCCTCAGTATAATAGTGCCAGATAAGCCTATCTTCTTGAGAGGGAAGGAGGACTGGGAAGCGGTATTAAGAAGGCTCGAAGTACTAGGTGAGCATGATGCCACAATTAGAGTGGAAAGTCCGTTGGAGGCTTTCTTAGACAGGGTTATTGATCAATCATTTGATCCTAGTATAGCCTCAAATACAGAACTGCTAATGGTTTCTTACTTATCTGATGTCGAAGGACATCCTGATATGAAGCAGGGTATATTAAACAATACCTTTGCAGCATACAGGAAACGCAACATTATCTCACAAAGCATTCTCGAGCAAGCAGGTAAATACGTTGAAGAGATAAAACAAAGTTTTATCGAGGAAAATGAAGCTCCAAATTGGACTATTGGAGTTGCTAGAAAAGCAGGTGTAGACTTTTTTACAACTTTAAGATTCTATCAGTCAATGAATAACATTGTTATTGATCTGGATAAGGCTACTGAATATTCAATAGATGATTGGCTAAGATTTTTTATTTTGTGTATGAAGGAGATACCTCCTAAATACCTGGTTGATTTATTTCCAGAGTATGTATCTTCCAGGGAAACAGCAATCAATCAAATTCAAAGATTTGTTGCAGAAAATTCACACGAAGATAGCCTTGAGTGGGAGCGTCCTCCTGAATGGGAATTTTTATGGGAGCAGTTCTGTTATCTTATTATGCAGTATATGGATGGAGCGACTTTAAAAGAATTAATCATCACTTTATTAGAAGATGAATCATTAAATGACTCATCAAGAAGTGCTGGTAAGCCTATTCCAACAATACTTTCAGTTATAAATGGCCCAATCGCTAAACTATCCTTGTTTGCTGGTTTATTTGTGGCTATCTTGGAAGAGAAGTTTTCGTCGGAAGGTATAAGTTTGCCTTGGAATTTAAGTGCGCTACCGTTAGCGATAAAAAATGGATGTAATGACTACTCGAGTCTATGTTGGTACAGGTTTGGTGTCAGATATCGAGTGTGTTCGCATTTACTAGCAAAATCCTTTCCTTTAAATGAAGATATAATGAATGATGAGCGGGCAAGAAGGTATGTCCGTAGAGTGAAAAAACTCTGGCTTGATGGATTTGCTGGAGATAACAATAATCTTTCTTACGAGGATGAAGCGGTACTTGAATCTTTAAGGCGAATAGTACGCTGA
- the smpB gene encoding SsrA-binding protein SmpB gives MVKSKDQFDKPLAQNRKASHDYFIEDTFEAGMVLTGTEIKSLRGGRANMGDAFATIRNGEIFLHNMHISPFEQGNRHNPTDPTRTRKLLMHKAQIRKLIGASKQEGYTIVPLKVYTRNGYAKCLLGLGRGKKNYDKRESAAKKDAERDIQRALREKQKVAR, from the coding sequence ATGGTGAAGAGCAAAGACCAGTTCGACAAGCCGCTCGCGCAGAACAGGAAGGCTTCGCATGACTACTTCATCGAGGATACGTTTGAAGCGGGCATGGTGCTGACCGGCACCGAGATTAAGTCGCTCCGTGGCGGGAGAGCCAATATGGGCGATGCGTTCGCAACCATTCGGAACGGCGAGATTTTCCTGCACAACATGCATATCAGTCCGTTCGAACAGGGCAACCGTCACAATCCGACCGATCCGACGCGCACGCGCAAGCTGCTCATGCACAAGGCGCAGATTCGCAAGCTGATCGGCGCTTCCAAGCAAGAGGGTTACACGATCGTGCCGCTCAAGGTGTACACGCGCAACGGCTACGCCAAGTGCCTTCTGGGCCTCGGCCGAGGCAAGAAGAACTACGACAAGCGCGAATCCGCCGCCAAAAAGGATGCCGAGCGCGATATCCAACGGGCATTGCGTGAGAAGCAGAAGGTCGCGAGGTAA
- the rnr gene encoding ribonuclease R — MPVPSWSEQELLEMMKNPDYKPLTYKELEARFEITDAAEFKAFLRLLTEMEEAGKIMRSRAQRYGLPEQMNLLRGRLQVHAKGFAFLLPEQEGHPDLYINANDLKGAMNGDIVLARITSKNHDGSRMEGEVVKIVSRAVTQIVGVFEHHESYGLVIPDDKRINKEIYVRPANFKGAVTGQKVVADIVHYPEGKAAAEGEIIEVLGHKDDPGVDILSIIRKHGLPEKFPDEVNAEAEAAPDAISEEEIVAQGRRDLRGKTIVTIDGEDAKDLDDAVNVERLPNGNYVLGVHIADVSYYVKDKSRLDEEAYNRGCSVYLVDRVIPMLPHRLSNGICSLNPKVDRLTMSCEMEFEAGTMKRVRHDVFTSVIKTTERMTYTNVRKILVDEDPEQMERYAPLVETFRTMRELALALRDSRMRRGAIDFDFEESKVIVDEEGKPVDIVKRERSIAEQIIEEFMLAANETVAEHFHWLKVPFLYRIHEDPDSEKLLTFVQFASNLGYTVRGKGNSVHPRALQDLLEQIRDTKEENVISTMMLRSMKQAKYDSQSLGHFGLAAEFYTHFTSPIRRYPDLVIHRVMREVLENGGTLPEERLEQWAGRMPDIAQQSSERERVAVDAERDTSKLKKAEFMLDKIGEEYDGIISGVTGFGMFIVLDNTVEGLVRLGEMSDDYYHFDERQMALLGERTSKVYRLGDEVRIRVGRVNMDDYNIDFEVVGMKPRSENKGGGAGQRGNGGQGGAGGFAGARKGKKRRGGGESPAAEGSRGGAARGEGGGRRSGARGDRGAGGGHAAPPFVAAGAKPGAKRGRGGRVGNGDADVGVASDERDESPMLSELGEFEQSAVQLPQPQRRGAGLASEELIGFGSDAGLPPRHERDREPVDVNRDSPDYVPAPTQKSKRGPKLDMWGLPFTTRKYANDDDEERFYGEKSQLRRERSALGHGRSGGGNRSGGRPGPGGGGPGGRGGRFGGKPGPGGRPQQGAAQGKGGAQPGDAGRSARAKAAAQTAAASASAGGKGAPEGVKPEGAAKPRRRRKPKAPGAKPTPSPTPEQ, encoded by the coding sequence CCGATCTCTATATTAATGCCAACGATCTGAAGGGCGCGATGAACGGGGATATCGTACTCGCCCGCATTACGTCCAAGAACCACGACGGCAGCCGCATGGAAGGCGAAGTCGTGAAGATCGTCAGCCGCGCCGTCACGCAGATCGTCGGCGTGTTCGAACATCACGAGAGCTACGGCCTCGTCATTCCGGACGACAAGCGGATCAACAAGGAGATTTACGTCCGTCCGGCGAATTTCAAAGGTGCGGTAACAGGACAGAAGGTCGTAGCCGACATCGTGCACTATCCGGAAGGCAAAGCGGCTGCCGAAGGCGAGATTATCGAGGTGCTCGGCCACAAGGACGATCCCGGGGTCGACATCCTCAGCATTATCCGCAAGCACGGGCTGCCGGAGAAGTTCCCTGACGAGGTGAACGCCGAGGCGGAAGCCGCGCCGGACGCCATCTCCGAGGAAGAGATCGTCGCCCAGGGCCGGCGCGACCTGCGGGGCAAGACGATCGTGACGATCGACGGCGAAGACGCCAAGGATCTGGACGACGCGGTAAACGTAGAGCGGCTGCCGAACGGCAACTATGTGCTCGGCGTACATATCGCGGACGTCAGCTACTACGTGAAGGACAAGTCCCGGCTCGACGAGGAAGCCTACAACCGCGGCTGCAGCGTATACCTCGTCGACCGCGTCATTCCGATGCTGCCGCACCGGCTGTCCAACGGCATCTGCTCGCTGAATCCGAAGGTGGATCGCCTGACGATGTCCTGCGAGATGGAGTTCGAAGCCGGCACGATGAAGCGGGTCCGCCACGACGTTTTCACCAGCGTCATCAAGACGACGGAACGCATGACCTACACCAACGTCCGCAAGATCCTCGTGGACGAGGATCCGGAGCAAATGGAGCGGTATGCGCCGCTCGTCGAGACGTTCCGCACGATGCGCGAGCTCGCGCTGGCGCTTCGGGACAGCCGGATGCGCCGCGGCGCGATCGACTTCGACTTCGAGGAGTCCAAGGTCATCGTGGATGAGGAAGGCAAGCCGGTCGACATCGTCAAGCGCGAGCGCTCGATCGCCGAGCAGATTATCGAGGAGTTCATGCTGGCGGCGAACGAGACGGTGGCGGAGCATTTCCACTGGCTGAAGGTGCCGTTCCTGTACCGGATTCATGAGGATCCGGACAGCGAGAAGCTGCTGACGTTCGTTCAGTTTGCTTCGAACCTCGGCTATACGGTGCGCGGCAAGGGCAACTCCGTGCATCCGCGCGCGCTGCAGGATCTGCTGGAGCAGATTCGCGATACCAAGGAAGAGAACGTCATCAGCACGATGATGCTGCGTTCGATGAAGCAAGCCAAATATGATTCGCAGAGCCTTGGACACTTCGGGCTCGCGGCCGAATTTTACACGCACTTTACGTCCCCGATCCGGCGTTATCCGGACCTGGTCATTCATCGCGTCATGCGCGAGGTGCTGGAGAACGGAGGGACGCTGCCTGAGGAACGCCTTGAGCAATGGGCCGGGCGCATGCCGGACATCGCGCAGCAGTCGTCCGAGAGGGAGCGCGTTGCCGTGGACGCGGAGCGCGACACGAGCAAGCTGAAGAAGGCCGAATTCATGCTGGACAAGATCGGCGAAGAATACGACGGCATCATCAGCGGCGTGACCGGCTTCGGGATGTTTATCGTGCTCGACAATACGGTGGAGGGTCTGGTCCGTCTCGGCGAGATGAGCGACGACTACTACCACTTCGACGAGCGCCAGATGGCGCTGCTCGGCGAGCGCACGAGCAAGGTGTACCGATTGGGAGACGAAGTGCGGATCAGAGTGGGACGGGTGAACATGGACGATTATAACATCGACTTCGAAGTGGTCGGCATGAAGCCGCGCAGCGAGAACAAGGGCGGCGGAGCGGGCCAGCGAGGCAATGGGGGACAAGGCGGCGCCGGCGGGTTCGCGGGCGCGCGCAAAGGCAAGAAGCGTCGCGGCGGCGGGGAATCGCCGGCGGCGGAAGGTAGCCGCGGAGGCGCGGCGCGCGGCGAAGGCGGCGGGCGTCGCAGCGGCGCCCGCGGAGATCGCGGTGCCGGCGGCGGGCACGCGGCGCCGCCGTTCGTGGCGGCCGGCGCGAAGCCGGGCGCCAAGCGCGGGCGCGGCGGGCGCGTGGGTAATGGCGACGCCGATGTCGGCGTGGCCAGCGACGAGCGCGACGAATCGCCGATGCTGAGCGAACTCGGCGAGTTCGAGCAATCGGCGGTGCAGCTGCCGCAGCCGCAGCGGCGCGGCGCGGGGCTGGCAAGCGAGGAGCTGATCGGCTTTGGCAGCGATGCGGGATTGCCGCCGCGGCATGAGCGCGACCGCGAGCCGGTCGACGTGAACCGCGATTCGCCGGACTACGTGCCGGCGCCAACGCAGAAGAGCAAGCGCGGTCCGAAGCTCGACATGTGGGGCCTTCCGTTCACGACGCGCAAGTACGCGAACGATGACGACGAGGAGCGCTTCTACGGCGAGAAGAGCCAACTGCGCCGCGAGCGCAGCGCGCTCGGCCATGGCCGCAGCGGCGGCGGTAACCGCTCCGGCGGCAGGCCGGGCCCAGGCGGCGGCGGTCCGGGCGGTCGAGGCGGCCGCTTCGGCGGCAAGCCAGGCCCGGGTGGCCGTCCGCAGCAGGGTGCAGCGCAGGGCAAGGGCGGCGCGCAGCCGGGCGACGCCGGGCGCAGCGCGCGCGCCAAGGCCGCCGCGCAGACTGCGGCGGCCTCCGCCTCTGCAGGCGGCAAGGGCGCGCCGGAGGGTGTGAAGCCCGAAGGCGCAGCCAAGCCGCGCCGCCGGCGCAAGCCGAAGGCGCCGGGCGCCAAGCCGACGCCTTCGCCAACGCCGGAACAATAA